One stretch of Campylobacter sp. CCS1377 DNA includes these proteins:
- a CDS encoding MetQ/NlpA family ABC transporter substrate-binding protein has translation MKWIKIALLFLLTLSLKADDKIITIGATPVPYAQILEFSKPLFKARGYELKIVEFSDYITPNLALNEGELDANLYQHKAFMEEFNANKGTKLVASTPVVLPPMGVYSKKYTDLKQVPQNAIIAIPNDPTNEGRALELLEQAGLITLSKKANATPLDITQNPKNIQFKELKAAQLPRALGDVDFAVINSNYALGANLMPKDALFLESKDSPFVNHIVVHESQKNSEKTKIINEVIHSKEFKDHILKAYKDILILAI, from the coding sequence ATGAAATGGATTAAAATTGCTTTATTATTTTTACTCACTCTTAGCCTTAAAGCTGATGATAAAATCATAACCATAGGAGCCACTCCGGTTCCTTATGCGCAGATTTTAGAATTTAGCAAACCCTTGTTTAAAGCAAGGGGTTATGAGTTAAAAATCGTTGAATTTTCAGATTATATCACTCCAAATTTGGCCTTAAACGAAGGGGAATTGGATGCAAACTTATATCAACACAAAGCTTTTATGGAAGAATTTAATGCCAATAAAGGCACAAAATTAGTTGCTAGCACTCCTGTTGTCTTGCCTCCTATGGGTGTATATTCTAAAAAATATACAGATTTAAAACAAGTGCCGCAAAATGCCATCATTGCTATTCCAAATGATCCAACCAATGAAGGCAGAGCTTTAGAGCTTTTAGAGCAAGCAGGGCTCATCACACTTAGCAAAAAAGCCAATGCAACGCCTTTAGATATCACGCAAAATCCTAAAAATATCCAATTTAAAGAGTTAAAAGCCGCACAACTTCCAAGGGCTTTAGGAGATGTTGATTTTGCCGTGATTAATTCAAATTATGCCCTAGGTGCAAATCTAATGCCAAAAGATGCTTTATTTTTAGAGAGTAAAGATTCGCCTTTTGTCAATCATATTGTGGTGCATGAAAGCCAAAAAAATAGTGAAAAAACTAAAATCATCAATGAAGTAATACACTCTAAAGAATTTAAAGATCATATTT